In Patescibacteria group bacterium, the following are encoded in one genomic region:
- a CDS encoding MTH938/NDUFAF3 family protein, producing MPYINSTKFGEIVIDGKKYYQVLIIGNEVEERQVDQLETLFGTTHEIGDWERKRLLKGNPEIILIGTGQSGVMKVKKELVDYFRQHQIEVISATTSEIIQIYEQKTKEGRKVNALIHTTC from the coding sequence ATGCCTTACATTAATTCCACAAAATTTGGCGAAATAGTAATTGATGGCAAAAAATACTATCAGGTTTTGATTATTGGGAATGAAGTAGAAGAGCGACAAGTGGACCAGCTTGAAACATTATTTGGCACAACCCACGAAATTGGCGATTGGGAAAGAAAAAGGCTTCTCAAGGGCAATCCTGAAATAATTTTAATTGGCACAGGGCAAAGCGGGGTAATGAAAGTGAAAAAAGAATTAGTGGATTACTTTAGGCAACATCAAATTGAGGTAATTTCCGCCACCACATCTGAAATTATCCAAATTTACGAACAAAAAACAAAAGAAGGCAGGAAGGTAAATGCTTTAATTCATACGACCTGTTAA
- a CDS encoding alpha/beta hydrolase produces MKQLKKYGNAPFNIAIIHGGPGAPGEMAPVARELSKNHGVLEPFQTKNSIDGQVKELGEILEQNKTSPIKLVGWSWGAWLSYIFTAKYPEWVEKLILVSSGPFEENYAKQVAETRLRRLNKKAKAQLRILENSLNDPGIKNKDAIFAQFGKLFNKTDSYNPINNKSEIIKVQFDIYQNVWEEAAKFRKNGKLLELGRQIKCQVVAIHGDYDPHPYQGVKEPLSRTLKNFKFILLKKCGHHPWLEKNAKEKFYKILKEELKDK; encoded by the coding sequence ATGAAACAACTCAAAAAATACGGGAACGCGCCTTTCAATATAGCAATCATTCACGGCGGTCCCGGCGCCCCCGGAGAAATGGCGCCTGTAGCAAGAGAGCTTTCTAAAAACCATGGCGTGTTGGAGCCGTTTCAAACGAAAAACTCCATTGATGGTCAGGTAAAAGAATTAGGGGAAATATTGGAACAAAACAAAACTTCGCCAATCAAATTAGTCGGTTGGTCTTGGGGCGCTTGGCTTAGCTATATATTTACTGCTAAATATCCTGAATGGGTAGAAAAACTTATACTGGTGAGCAGCGGGCCATTTGAAGAAAATTACGCGAAGCAAGTTGCAGAAACTCGCTTAAGGCGATTAAATAAGAAGGCAAAAGCGCAATTGCGAATTTTAGAAAATTCCCTTAATGATCCGGGCATAAAAAACAAAGATGCTATTTTTGCTCAATTTGGAAAATTATTTAACAAGACCGACTCATATAATCCCATTAATAACAAGTCTGAAATTATTAAAGTTCAATTTGATATTTATCAAAATGTCTGGGAAGAAGCGGCAAAATTCAGAAAAAATGGAAAGCTTTTAGAATTAGGAAGGCAAATTAAGTGTCAAGTGGTGGCAATTCACGGCGATTATGATCCGCATCCGTATCAAGGAGTAAAAGAACCATTATCACGAACTTTAAAAAATTTTAAATTTATCCTGCTAAAAAAATGCGGACATCACCCTTGGCTAGAAAAAAATGCAAAAGAAAAATTTTATAAAATCCTCAAGGAAGAACTAAAAGATAAATAG